From the Coffea eugenioides isolate CCC68of chromosome 1, Ceug_1.0, whole genome shotgun sequence genome, the window GTACCTCAGTGTGAAGtcttttcaaaataaaaggCTTGGGAAACAGCATCCAAGGAACAGCAACTACAGCACAAAGCAATAATATGACctgcaaaattaaaatttgattaACAAAGATGGAAAACAGTggtatttaataataaaataatcaaCTATAGAGAAAATTAGAGATTGTGCCTGAAGTACACCCTGGCCCCAGAACAACTTGTTCTCACCAAGATCCTCAAAAGGACTCAAGAACATGTAAATCATTACATGATAGAGGTCGGCTTGAGAACCAGAGCACCATTTGATAACAATCAGAAGAGACAGATACCCAAAGAGGCAATTAAGGAAGATCATCTGTGGCACAAACTGGTACCTAAAAACACAAAATAAGCTCTTTTACCCAAAGAGGGAATTAAGCAAGATCATTTGTGGCACAAACTGGTACCTAAAAGCACGAAATAAGCTCTTTTACCTGTTATTAAACAGTGCAGAACAAATAATAGAAACGATGTGGAAAGATTACATACTTGATATCAAGTGAATTTCCAAAAAAGCGTGCATTGAAGTAACTTAATATAATTCCTAGATTCATCTGGACCACACCCAACAAAATTGACAACTTCATCTTAAGAGAGTTTAAGAAAGGCAGTTCTGTGCGACTTCCTCTCCAGCTTGGATCCACTCCAAATGGATAAGGATCCCGAGATTTTATTAAACCTATTGAACGGGCATCACTGCCAAGGCAGATAAATAATGTCAATACAAAGGAAAATTAATCAAAAACATACAACATGCTGAAAAGTAATTTGTTTGTTCCAACTTGTTGATCTATGGATTTCTGCATGTTGAACATATGTAGAAATCTTATGGATCACCAAGCTGGAACAAAGAAATTACTTTTCATCAACTTAAGACTACAGCAAGCACATCTACCTGCAGGAAGAATCTCGGCATTTGTAGGCAGACTCCCCAAAAATGTGAAAAGGAACAGAAAAAAATTCATTGTAGATCAACCCACAGTAAATAGAAAATATTGACATCAACAGGAGGACATAGCGACCACCAAACAGCATCTCCATAAAGCTACCAAGTTTCTGATGGGAAACAAAAACTATGATGAGAACATAAAAGTTGCATGTAAATAataatgtatataagattacaAATGCAACATTAGATTTCAGGAAAGTTCAGCCACTGATCATGATCAAGAAAATTAAAACGCATTTAACTCTCAATCTAACAAGAAGTTTCTGCTGCTTTTTCAACAAGTTCAGCATTGTTTACTAACACTTATGATCAGAACAGAATTAGCTTCTGTTTGCaatttttccttcaaattttatttcttctttAACAGTGCAACAGCCGATAAAAACAGCTTCTTCTAGTAACCACCCTCTATAGCATCTCTAGAATAAGAAAACTGATTTAATCAGGGTATATGAGTAGTCAAAGTTCTcaaaatataaagcaaacaAGAATTTGGCTTAGTTAACAGCTAATGATCTATCATGAACAGAAAAAGATCAAGAAGAGATAAGATACCTGAGTACCTAGCTTTCTTTCACGGGCTATGAGAACTAATGCTCCCAACAGCAAACATATTCCATGACCCCAATCACCAAACATCacagcaaaaagaaaaggaaatgtaACAACAGTATAAACAGCAGGATTTGCCTCCTGATAGTTAGCAACACTGTCCAAAACAGATTACTTGTTAGCACTCTATCAGCTTTGTATGTATTCATATATTATATACCAACCAGACAAAACTTCTCCCACCAGTGCTCTGTGTGCATGTGCTggtttatatacatatatgacCCAACCAGACAAAAAATAAAGACAGAAAAAGAGGGAGAGGGAAGAGCTTTGGATGCAGAAATCCTCTAATCCTTGTCACAATCTGCATAGACAAAGAACAGGTGGGATGGGGGAAGGAATTAAAGCTCAATAATTACATCTGTATTGCATCTTACCCGTATGCATCAACAATTTCTTGAAATGCACTTGTGAAACGATTGGTTCTGAAATATGTTGGAGGTGATTCCACAGCATCCATCACATGAAATATAATGCCAACTTGTGAATTGCTGTCAAATGTTGCTCGTTGCAAAGCCTCTTGTATCTATTACCccaaccaaaaagaaaaggttCCCTCATAGAATTAATATGAGAAATATCGTAGCAAGTGACAAATTCTTACAATGGCAAGAACAAGTAGAAATTATAGCAAAGCACCTTTGTCTTTGCAAATATTGGGCACCATCCTTCACCAACCAGACACTTCTTCGTAACATCAAAATTCAACATATTTAAAGTGTCATACACAGCTTTTTCCCTTCCAACCTAGAGAAGAAATATTAGAAAACCTTAACTCAGCAATCGTGTAAAAATAGCATCACTGAACCAATCGTGAACAACCAAGCTCCAAAAGTGTAGCAGTAATTGATATAACAAATTTACCATATTCATCCATTTCACAAGCTGGAAACCAATTGAGGTCAAAGCCTTGTCCCGATGACGTGTTCCAGCATCCAAGGTGGTTTCTAATTCAGATAGACGAGATGAAACCTGCAAAACAGTAGGCAATCATGCGATTGCTATTGCTGTAACTTACACAAGGACTGCAACTAATCCATATACTGGATGGTAAAGCCATTGTAGCAAAGAAGAATGAAATCAAAGCCAGAACATAAACCGTTTATTCTAAAGAACTGCTCACTTCTTGGGGAAATGGTCACTTACATATTTAAGCCTACATCAATAATAGTCCACCTTGCACCAACCTTACAAACTAAATAACAGCTGTTTTTCATTTTAGAtatattttaagaaaattttggtaaaaaatcAGGATAATGCATACGAAGACGAGAAGTATGCCTTGCGcatcagaaaagaaaaacaattgcCATAGTTTCCTAGTTATGTAAAAGGTAAAACTCACATAAGCTAGACAAAAGTCAACTTAAGTGACAATATCTAATTCATTCTCATTACAAGTCAGAGAATACATAAATGATCAATTTCAAGACATACTTCTCGTGTTATCTGCATCCTTTTTGTTACATCTTCTGGGACAGGGTAGCAATTGGCCCCAAATGCTTCacatatttttaatatttttgttcTTGCTTGCTCGCCTGAGAAGAACACTACAAATACTGTTTTCTCAACCTGCAAAAGCAAGGAAgcaaaaacaaattaaaaactCATTCAATTGCAACTGTTAGTAGTGATCGCACCAAGTACGAATGGAAGAAGACAGAAAGAAAGGCATAGATCTTCAAACCAAAAACCACAATCAATGCCATGTAGGAAAcagagaaaattttttttactacaaTAGCTACTGCATTCAGTTGGTACTTTTCCTTCCTATTTCCCACCTCTAGTTAATTAGACGACACAAAGTTCAAAGGATACAAAGGAAATAAGGCTTGACCATTTCATTTGACGAAGGATCCAAAATTTGATCATCCGCAGCAGCCTGATTGAAAAACATATTGCCCCTCGTAGCCCGAAATAGCATCCTCTCAAATGTGAGAACTTTGGATTTACAAATAATACCACTAACAAATCGCACGCCAGATTGAACTGAGGGACCAGGTTGCATCTCCTGACAAATCCAAATAGAAAACTAATCAACATAACTGTCAACATGGGTTTTCCTATAGGATAGTATTTGAAAGCAGTTAAAATCAGTCACCTGCTCAAGCAGTGAAGCTGTGTCAGCATAATCATCATTCGAATAAACATTCTCAACCATTTCTCTTTCTTGCACAGTTGAGTTACTCCTACTTGAGACAAGAAAGTCACTGGCCTAAATTGCACCATTAAACAATAGAAACATCAGATTATTGCTCCCAATGGACCAAATTTGTATTACATcagaatgaagaaaaatcaagaaattaaataCATGTACTTCTACAACTAGAATAATTCCACATGGAACTTAATAGTATAGTTGTAATAAGGAAAGAAAGATTATCATAATCCAGGTCAACTAGACTCTCAATACATTTCAGAAAATATAATGATATTGCAAGGGTCACGCCCACATAAGAACCTTACCCCATGCATAGGTAAGTGTCATGAGGCCTACTATTTTAGTTTTGCAGAGAATAAATAaccagattatcttgatataaAACTTTCATCTATAACTTTTTTCAAGCAAACTACAGTTTGAATAGCACTGATGGGCAAAATTATTTAACACGAGTACAATGTAACACACATGTTAGCCAGCATATGATAGCCAAAGTTGAACTATCTGCAAATAAAAAAATCAGTATACCTTTTGCAACACCATTTTGAACTCTAGCAACTCATTATAAGTTTGCTGCAATTTCTCAGTGTTGCTATTCATTTCAATTAGCTCATGTTCATGCTCTGCGAGTTGCATCTAGAAAAAGTAAAACAACAGTAGCACTGACATGAATATATTAGAAAAGCCAAGTGttaagcaaaaaaataaaataaaataaaataaataaactaagtATCTGTAAGTTGACTGGGGTAACTACGACAAAATGGAACCTCCAATTCTTCTAATTCAATATCTGGTTGTGAAGCAGGATGTGGAGATGGCAGCAGGCCAGCTTTATGAATctgatctttgaaaaatcgcaGCTTTCTTGACATCTCCGCACATCTTTTCACCTGTTAAAGATACCTTGTGAAGAAAAGCAACAAGGCTAGGACATATTATAGCCGGAAGCCTGAGAAATCAAGCCCGACACACAAGTAGGCCAGCAAATCTGTCAATGACACTAGAGTGGACATATCACCAATCATGTTACACAATTCACCACAAATTAATCTCACCCTCCATGGTAGAATTAGTTGGTCCACATATTTTGTAAGGCAACTTCTATGCATCTACTATTGAATTCTCCGCAGGCCATTTTTAAAGAAACAAGGAGTCACAGACCACGAAGAAATGACTGCTAGTAAAGGCAAAGGATCATGATAATGTAAAGTTTTTTCGTTCCTTTCAGGTGACAACACCACATTGCTAATATGCATAAGACAGAAGCACTGACGATATGGCTTCTCTAGAAACATACATGTGCAAAGGAACATGATGGTAGTCAAAACATATTCTGTAGGGCGATGAACATGTAAGGCAATTCCTGTAATGTTTACCTGATTAACAAATGTTCGTTGAAAAGGGCTCTTTTCATCATTTAACTGCCaatacaaaagtcaaaagtcacaTGGAAAAGCTTATGAGCATGACGAATACTAGCAAGCAGAGAAAGTTATTTTAAATCAAGCTCAGTATCACAATAAGGAAGACTGACCAAAATGACTTAAGAATCTGGAAATTGCCACATCATGACTCATTATAGAGTAATAAAATTGTTTGTGAGATGATGCAAACAATTTTAAATCaagttttagaaaaaaaaaagttaagagATAAAAGGTGTCACAAATTATGATCATAGTGCTTTTTCCACTCTCATAAATCCTGAGAGAGACTAGAGCTAGAAAATATTATCAATTATCAATCTAACCAAGGAAAGTAAACATTTTCCAGGCTTCTGGATAGGATAAAATAGATTTGATCCAACCATGTAGTTTGATTTGCTTATAAATTGTAAAACACGTGATTGAGTCCTAAAGAAACTAGTTAACATACATCTAAAGTAGAATAACCAAATCCACATCATCTCACAGGATCCATCTTTAAGTACTTCTTGCATGTCTAAGGATGTAAAATAGTTCCGTCTAGGCAGAGTTTCCACAATTCCTGAACATGCCATCATATGGTCCACTAGTCATGACAAACTAAACATTACACAGAATAAGATTCTCTAGGCGCTAggattaaattgaaaaaaatgccAAATTCTCACTGTGACATTAGATCATAGAAAAATGGTTATCACAGAAAATAGGTGCTCTTAATGCATGCAACTCCTCTTAAGCAAGATTTTTCTGTTATAGTAATTTCTTCTATTTGTGGATAGCAAtccattccttttttttaatcataCATAAGAAAGATTCATCGAGTAATAAATTATGCATGGTTCCTTTGTCTCTTCATCTACATTTTCCAATGTAAGATGTGCATTAATTTTTAAGAGTCTATGCATCTTATATTTCCAAGGATGCTTCTAAATAATTTTATAGTTTTGGTTATCTAGTAATGCAAATCTAGGACCAGAAACTAAAAGTTACCAATTGCTACAGAATAGTCATTCATATGATCCAGATAGCCACTGTACGTATTGGTATGGACAACTAGTTTACAACCTTCCCTGGTGAAAATGAACCAAAGTTCAGCATACATGCAGAAAATCCATCATATCCCTATAGATTTGACAAGTTACCCTACACCTTGCAAGTGTCTTCAATCCACTAAGTTCTAAACTAGCCTCACTTGAACTGAATCAATGCAGTTTCTACATACTCGGCTTcaatagcaacaaaaacaaaagtcTAAACAGCATCATCCTTCCAGAAATGGTAAAATTAATCaggaataaaatttaaaaaaaaaaaaaaaaaactccacaCAATATCACAGATAGCTTTTATGTAAATCTAGAGGgcaaaaaaagagagggagagatcCGTACGTCGCGGAACTGAAGAAGGCCGAGTTGGCCGAGGTAAGAGATGGCGCGGTGAGCGGACTCAACGGGGATGATGAGCTGAACAAAGGTCATCTTCTCGGACCGCATCAGATCCATAGGCGGCAAGTTGTCCAAGTACTCCATTTTCCATCAACCAAACAACCCCTTCCCCCTCAATCTTAATAGCAATGGTACTTCAAATCAAATTGATTTACTGTATAAATTTTGCTATGACGCTTGATCTCGGAATCCCTTCCTCAGATCTGAATTCCGATCAGTTATGTAATAAAAGTAAACCCCACTCAATAACTGAATTTTTCCGTCGTCAATGAGAGTGAAGGTTTTCTGGGAGTGGGGCGGTATTATTTTGTTCGTGATGCTGCCATCAGCAACTGACTTTCGAATCGGGAATTTCGCATCCTTTTCATCCCTGGTGCCAAAAAAAAGTAGGCTTATATTGCAAGAGAATTTTCATATGCTAGTGggtgaaaaaatatataaaacttTAGATTAAAATTGAATCATTGACCTTCGTTAATTTTTGCCTTGTGCAAAAGTGGCAtgaccaaaaggaaaaaaaataataataaaggcacttttctctttcttttttttttttagtttgccCTACATTCAATGATACCCCACGCTTGTGAACACATTTCTAACTTGCTATATAGGGTCTCacctttttaaatttttaaaatttttttcttagtttGAGTTATTAactataattgttagtatatagttagaggaaaaacaaaacatTAAACATAAAATACTTTATCTTATCTTTAAatgtaaatttaatttttgtagaaaataaTAATGTAAACTTGATATTCGCAGTTAATTTTCCATTTTAACGAATAATTAAAAATGTTACATTGCACAAATATTGAGTGTGGGACTAACACTTATTGATTTTAATGTCTAAAATATATGACAAATCTTATGCATCAGATTAAATCGACTAAAAGAGGCCTAATCTATATATAGATAATATAATGTGAACTGTGTGACTAGTCTAGTTCGACTTTTATTATGCAAATAATCCTAATAATCTGTTCATATAAGAATTAagcatttctttcttttcttttctttttattttttattttttattttttatttttattttttggaaagatgCTAAGAATTGAGCATTGGCCACATATAGGGGTGTAAAATGTGAATCCATAAAAGAGTTACTCGGTGGATggtgaaaaaaattgaaaaggagACCCGGGAGAAAATATTGGAAATTTGTATAGGAAGCCTCATATCCGCCTGGGACCTACAATCATGTGTTCAATGTGCCCTAGGATTTTGCGACTAACCAGCATTAGTAAAACGCAAGTAAGCTGGTAAGtgcaattaattattttaaaggGATCAATTAatggagtaattgtttctttgcCAACACTCTACACCAGGTTCCCCGGTAAATAAATTCTACCTCAAACGGTGCATGCAATTAGGTCCCGTCTAGATTGTGAGCattttagcaaaaaaaaatttacaataatattttcttcaaataatttttttgaccTCACCGGTGCACACAcgcatgtatatatatatatatattacattgTTATAGTACATTTTTTGGCAAAAATCTTCCAAAATCCAAACAGATGTAAAGTTCTCGGAattcaatttatttaaaatttgaacttCAACATAATtcgtatatttataaattatcaCCCTAACCCCCCCTCAAGCTCAGCTATGGCGATGTTTTTTACCATCTATTTCTGGTTTCCAAAGCATCTTATAATTGTGAACATTGCCATATTGGAAGATTTGAATTTTATAAGATTTGAGATGAAAGGACCATCCACTTTACACCAAGAAAAGGTATCCGCTTGCCGCTGATGCCACTTCTACTTCTAGTGACACATCAAATTAGGTTGTTGTTTTCTGCGCCTTTGTTAAGTTACTTTTTTAGAAATGTCAAAAGAGCTATTTGGATTTCTCCAATGACAGAGAAATCGCGTGGGCAAGAACTATTAGTGGCCATTAGGAATTTGGCCATTAGTGTTGAATTCTTTTTTGGGATAAATTCAGTGTTGAACTGTTAAAAGGTCAACCTAACCTGCTCGATTCTTCCATTGAGTAAATATCCATTTCACTGCGGGATTGTCTTCTAGTTTTGGTTGTATGTTACAACTTgctttggataattttttattttttttttaatcaagaCCTATGTTAGCCGCATTTGGGGCTGTGATACTTTTggccaaaaaatatatatatagttttgaAGTATTTAATGAACATTATTTCATAAAATTTGGaataaaatttttggtgttaaaagtaATTTTGGCAATACTTAAGATTTGGCACTTTTAGAACagtttttgtattttaataaataaaatattaaatttaatcatttatcttatattatgaactaaataaaaagataaatacatttaaaaattttaaaattacgCACTATCCAATACAATAAACTATATATCCAAATAATATACTTAATCGTACTTGAACACTTAATaagtacttttattaaaaaccTTATTAGAtgaaatatttttcaataaactaCTACAACACTAAACGTACCCTCAGCATTCAACGTGTAACACAAATTAGGTGACCAAAAAGGATTAGTTTGGATAGATTTTGTGGATTACCGAGGAGTACTTGTCTAAATTTTATGATGTGGGTAAATGTGTAGGTAAAATTATTGTATCTTTTCCAATTATCGTGCTAGTCAGACAAATATAAAATAGCTTACATAGCTAGTGACTTTAGGGCTTTAATTTTTtagttaataaaaaaataactcTCCTTGAGGCATAGATAAATTTGCAGTTTATCCATTAAACTTTATTTTTGTCACTTAACTCTATAAAAATGAAACTACCCCTCTATTATGTTgatgtttattttctttttatttttgaacAAATAAATTATTTCTCTATccattagttttctttttctaaaatttgTATTTGCAAATAatgaaattaattaattttttggacatttattattttttacgTATAGCAATTCTACATTAATTTGTATCTCTTTTATTTGTCACAATTCATCATAACcaaaaatttaagatgtccATATCTAATAGAAGATAGGCTATGACTACTATTATGGAGGCCGTTTGGATTGAAGGAAAGGAAATGAGAGAATTCTAgtaaaaaagagaagaaatgaGAGTAGAGAAAATAGAAATCCATCCATGTTGTTTGGATTACAAAATGAAAGGAAAGGAAACTACATTGAGAAATATTTCATACGTAAAATCATAA encodes:
- the LOC113764180 gene encoding V-type proton ATPase subunit a1, which encodes MEYLDNLPPMDLMRSEKMTFVQLIIPVESAHRAISYLGQLGLLQFRDLNDEKSPFQRTFVNQVKRCAEMSRKLRFFKDQIHKAGLLPSPHPASQPDIELEELEMQLAEHEHELIEMNSNTEKLQQTYNELLEFKMVLQKASDFLVSSRSNSTVQEREMVENVYSNDDYADTASLLEQEMQPGPSVQSGVRFVSGIICKSKVLTFERMLFRATRGNMFFNQAAADDQILDPSSNEMVEKTVFVVFFSGEQARTKILKICEAFGANCYPVPEDVTKRMQITREVSSRLSELETTLDAGTRHRDKALTSIGFQLVKWMNMVGREKAVYDTLNMLNFDVTKKCLVGEGWCPIFAKTKIQEALQRATFDSNSQVGIIFHVMDAVESPPTYFRTNRFTSAFQEIVDAYGVANYQEANPAVYTVVTFPFLFAVMFGDWGHGICLLLGALVLIARERKLGTQKLGSFMEMLFGGRYVLLLMSIFSIYCGLIYNEFFSVPFHIFGESAYKCRDSSCSDARSIGLIKSRDPYPFGVDPSWRGSRTELPFLNSLKMKLSILLGVVQMNLGIILSYFNARFFGNSLDIKYQFVPQMIFLNCLFGYLSLLIVIKWCSGSQADLYHVMIYMFLSPFEDLGENKLFWGQGVLQVILLLCAVVAVPWMLFPKPFILKRLHTERFQGRTYGLLGTSDMKIDDEPDSARQHQEDFNFSEEFVHQMIHSIEFVLGAVSNTASYLRLWALSLAHSELSTVFYEKVLLLAWGYENIIIRLVGLAVFAFATAFILLMMETLSAFLHALRLHWVEFQNKFYHGDGYKFRPFSFASLTDDDD